In the Podospora pseudocomata strain CBS 415.72m chromosome 5, whole genome shotgun sequence genome, one interval contains:
- a CDS encoding hypothetical protein (MEROPS:MER0034961; EggNog:ENOG503NZ98; COG:V), whose translation MSSDQKLSLDADYARAIAPYASYVPPVPTDAESLRKQNDFMINTVMGLFPCPARSRVAETELSYKSADGTELQLHRFDPPASSSTPAPAGRPCVLYLHGGGFVSGSVTSFRKDIIRYAAETRLTFYAPAYRLSPEAPFPKPLEDAYAALEFLRDNAQEQNIDPKRIGVMGISAGGGLAAGLALEARDKKFVPAIKKLVLIYPMLDDRTRIGKDHPLNEYLTWTNKKNEIGWQAYLGDAGARTVSSPDASVYAAPARAEDLSGLPPTYLDVGGLDLFKDEVNAFGAKLLAGKVDVEFHLYPGVPHAWEWLSHECPVTQKAVNNRVFALRSL comes from the coding sequence atGTCTTCCGACCAAAAGCTCAGTCTTGACGCCGACTATGCCAGGGCCATAGCACCCTATGCATCATATGTCCCACCCGTCCCAACTGACGCTGAATCACTCCGCAAACAGAATGATTTCATGATCAACACCGTCATGGGCCTCTTCCCCTGCCCGGCGAGAAGCAGAGTTGCCGAAACAGAACTCTCATACAAGTCGGCCGACGGCACTGAGCTCCAACTCCACCGCTTCGACCCCCCagcatcttcatcaacaccgGCACCAGCTGGACGTCCTTGCGTCCTCTATCTCCATGGAGGTGGCTTTGTCTCCGGCTCGGTTACATCCTTCAGAAAAGACATCATCCGCTATGCGGCCGAGACAAGGCTGACCTTCTATGCTCCCGCTTATCGGCTCTCTCCCGAGGCCCCTTTCCCAAAACCGCTGGAAGATGCCTACGCTGCCTTGGAGTTCCTCCGCGATAATGCACAAGAACAGAACATCGATCCAAAGAGAATTGGTGTTATGGGAATCAGCGCCGGGGGTGGTCTGGCCGCTGGCTTGGCACTCGAGGCTCGCGATAAGAAGTTTGTGcccgccatcaagaagctggtgTTGATATACCCCATGCTCGATGACAGAACGCGCATCGGGAAGGACCATCCGCTGAACGAGTACCTGACATGGACAAACAAAAAGAACGAAATCGGCTGGCAGGCTTATTTGGGCGATGCCGGTGCCAGAACTGTGAGTAGTCCTGACGCGAGCGTGTATGCAGCGCCGGCAAGGGCTGAGGATCTGTCTGGATTGCCGCCGACTTatcttgatgttggagggTTGGACTTGTTCAAGGACGAGGTGAATGCCTTTGGCGCCAAGCTGCTCGCGGGCAAGGTGGACGTCGAGTTCCATCTCTATCCAGGCGTGCCCCATGCTTGGGAGTGGTTGAGCCATGAGTGCCCTGTGACGCAGAAGGCAGTGAACAACAGAGTCTTCGCACTCCGTAGTTTGTAG
- a CDS encoding hypothetical protein (COG:I; EggNog:ENOG503NUND) → MSAVHNPVEEAVVLPQPQRLSLLKGPTDPPLVDLTLGELLNLQCLHHGNREGILIPWTGARWTYNELNHYSRLLAAALLVMGIGVGDRVGIMAGNCEQYAAVFFAATRIGAILVIMNNTYTPTEALYGLDFSECKVFFTTKKIGRLDQGPLLTQLAARATGPKVVILRGDSEGYPTYKELLTQGARVDPERLHHAESKVLPHLVCNLQFTSGTTGLPKAAMLTHHNIVNNSRFIGDRMRLTHNDVLCCPPPLFHCFGLVLGLMAVITHGGKIIYPAEVFDAPATLRTIIEEQCTAVHGVPAMFDSLLTLPEAKNLKAADLRLRTGIVAGAPVPRYLMELMVSKLGMKEFTSSYGLTEASPTCFNAFTDDPIDTRLTTVGTLMPHARAKIVDRDGVIVPIGTRGELCIGGYQLQAGYWNNSEKTNDCMMKDEAGVLWLHTGDEAVFDERGYCTITGRFKDIIIRGGENIYPLEIEERLVVHPSISMAVVVGLKDAHYGEVVGAFLQLDPAHTASTKPTVEEVREWCRRKLGKHKAPTHVFWLGHDGVPAAVPLTGSGKVRKFEMAQWGNKLLEGAKAKL, encoded by the exons ATGTCTGCCGTACACAATCCCGTCGAAGAGGCCGTTGTCCTCCCACAACCTCAGAGGCTGTCCCTTCTCAAGGGCCCAACAGATCCTCCTCTTGTCGACCTCACCCTCGGAGAACTCCTCAACCTTCAGTGCCTGCACCACGGAAACAGAGAGGGAATTCTGATTCCATGGACAGGAGCGAGATGGACCTACAATGAGCTCAATCACTACAGTCGGCTGCTGGCCGCCGCCCTTCTAGTGATGGGCatcggtgttggtgacagAGTCGGCATCATGGCTGGCAACTGCGAACAATATGCTGCTGTTTTCTTCGCCGCCACCAGGATAGGAGCCATTCTCGTCATCATGAACAACACTTATACCCCTACTGAGGCCTTGTACGGTCTCGACTTCTCGG AATGCAAGgttttcttcaccaccaagaagatTGGCCGTCTCGATCAAGGCCCACTACTCACACAACTTGCTGCCAGAGCGACTGGCCCCAAGGTTGTGATCCTTCGCGGTGATTCCGAGGGTTACCCAACCTACAAGGAGCTTCTCACCCAAGGAGCCAGGGTAGATCCCGAGCGCCTTCATCATGCTGAGAGCAAGGTGCTTCCTCACCTTGTTTGCAACCTCCAGTTCACCAGCGGCACAACCGGTCTTCCCAAAGCTGCAATGCTCACTCATCACAACATTGTCAACAACTCCAGGTTCATCGGAGACCGCATGAGACTCACACACAACGACGTTCTCTGCTGCCCGCCTCCTCTGTTCCACTGCTTCGGTCTGGTGCTTGGCCTCATGGCCGTCATCACTCACGGTGGAAAGATCATCTACCCTGCCGAGGTGTTCGACGCACCTGCTACCCTCCGGACCATCATTGAGGAACAGTGCACCGCTGTTCATGGCGTCCCAGCCATGTTCGACAGTCTTTTGACTCTTCCCGAAGCCAAGAACCTCAAGGCGGCCGACCTCCGACTCCGCACCGGCATCGTGGCCGGCGCCCCCGTCCCTCGCTACCTAATGGAGCTCATGGTCTCCAAGCTCGGCATGAAGGAGTTCACATCCAGCTACGGTCTCACCGAGGCCTCTCCCACTTGCTTCAACGCTTTCACCGACGACCCCATCGACACCCGTCTCACCACCGTTGGCACTCTGATGCCTCACGCCCGAGCCAAAATTGTGGACCGCGACGGTGTGATTGTGCCCATCGGCACCCGGGGTGAGCTCTGCATCGGCGGGTACCAGCTCCAGGCCGGCTACTGGAACAACTCGGAAAAGACCAACGACTGCATGATGAAGGACGAGGCCGGCGTCTTGTGGCTGCACACCGGTGACGAGGCCGTCTTTGACGAGCGTGGATACTGCACCATTACCGGTCGGTTCAAGGACATCATCAttcgaggaggggagaacATCTACCCGCTCGAGATTGAGGAACGGCTGGTCGTCCACCCGTCCATCTCCATGGCTGTGGTTGTCGGGCTGAAGGATGCACACTATGGCGAGGTTGTCGGTGCGTTTCTTCAGCTTGACCCTGCTCACACTGCTAGCACGAAGCCCactgttgaggaggtgcGTGAGTGGTGTAGGCGAAAGCTGGGGAAGCACAAGGCGCCCACTCATGTGTTTTGGCTGGGCCATGATGGGGTTCCTGCTGCGGTGCCATTGACGGGGAGTGGAAAGGTGAGAAAGTTTGAGATGGCTCAGTGGGGGAATAAGTTACTTGAGGGTGCCAAGGCGAAGctttga
- the TGL5 gene encoding Lipase 5 (COG:I; EggNog:ENOG503NU26), with product MTDLLVHGPPIIQVNTVEDGKLKASKRPRPRPAPLKLKKKTSPSHSYIPPLTKIVRDASNLVLSWRDGLTESEREDKRRTEERMQILAARMHSATSLRDWNAAAKELDALEGNDEWKLDDASGDYHPQLIRLKLKELDAARIDCDISTMMYLIRTALSRDLGGMGNIDLYRHSYIGTKSLIERYVDSAVKTIEALVEKSAYSIPAGMEPQDLLEGMLYARQSFGRSALLLSGGATFGMSHIGVLKALYESKLLPRIISGASAGSIVCAVLCTRKDEEIPALVEAFPYGDLGVFEGEKDGLSDHIRRLLTEGCWADISNLTRVMRSWLGDVTFQEAYNRTRRICNICVSSASIYELPRLLNYITAPNVMIWSAVAASCSVPLVFQAASLLVKDPATGAHVPWNPTPQHWIDGSVDNDLPMTRLAEMFNVNHFIVSQVNPHIVPFLSKDDRLYPATTPGKLRQQKESPDSGAWLDTLTTLAKDETLHRLQFMTELGIFPNLFTKLRCILSQKYSGDITILPETAVHDLPLILKNPTPDFMMRNCLIGERATWPKLSRIRDRLAIELALDQAVHNLRARVVFSKSQVELRRLVGVSEPQGPTRRTLHSRGKSVELTTGGYARSSYTPCDQEPSSGEATPVRAWDRRRRSSGGSIQLLAARHEKLFQNMQDMEDEWTDKESEEDEKLEMSLRGRNRMHRAGTRRPGSKTRATSRPRTRSKPRLKRASQSHGSLRAGRPVHHDYSHSPGILLYDFAKPLSPSHAGDDSAVAMEDFNVDDPHKESQVAITPVGIKIVRSSPPRNNHHSDADVDSDSDPYHSGSPRKDSVL from the exons ATGACGGACCTGCTCGTTCATGGCCCTCCCATTATTCAAGTCAACActgttgaggatggcaagCTCAAAGCGTCcaagaggccgaggccgaggccggcGCCGCtaaagctgaagaagaaaacatcaCCTTCACACTCCTACATCCCACCATTAACCAAGATTGTCCGGGACGCTAGCAACCTTGTCTTATCATGGCGAGATGGCCTCACCGAGTCGGAACGCGAGGATAAGAGGCggacggaggagaggatgcaGATTCTGGCAGCGCGCATGCACAGC GCTACTTCGCTGCGGGATTGGAACGCCGCTGCTAAAGAATTAGATGCGCTCGAAGGGAATGACGAATGGAAGCTCGACGATGCAAGTGGCGACTACCACCCCCAACTGATCCGactcaagctcaaggagttGGATGCTGCCCGGATCGACTGTGATATCAGCACCATGATGTATCTCATCCGAACAGCCCTCTCGCGAGACCTTGGTGGAATGGGAAACATTGACTTGTACCGCCATTCGTACATTGGGACCAAGAGCCTCATCGAACGCTACGTGGACTCGGCCGTCAAAACGATCGAGGCACTGGTGGAGAAGAGTGCCTACTCGATCCCGGCCGGCATGGAACCCCAAGATTTGCTGGAGGGCATGCTCTACGCTCGACAGAGTTTCGGAAGGAGTGCTCTGCTCCTGAGCGGCGGAGCAACCTTTGGCATGTCCCACATCGGCGTCTTGAAGGCACTCTATGAATCCAAGCTGCTGCCGCGCATCATCTCGGGTGCTTCGGCTGGTTCAATTGTTTGTGCTGTTCTTTGTACACGCAAGGACGAAGAAATTCCCGCCTTGGTCGAGGCGTTCCCTTATGGAGACTTGGGCGTTTTCGAAGGCGAGAAGGACGGTCTTTCTGATCACATTCGACGACTCCTTACCGAAGGGTGCTGGGCCGACATATCGAACCTGACCAGGGTAATGCGCAGCTGGCTCGGTGACGTGACATTCCAAGAGGCCTACAACCGGACAAGAAGAATATGCAACATTTGCGTGTCTTCAGCTTCGATTTACGAGCTGCCTAGGCTGCTCAACTACATCACGGCCCCAAATGTCATGATCTGGTCAGCCGTAGCAGCTTCGTGTTCGGTTCCTCTCGTCTTCCAGGCTGCCTCTTTGCTAGTCAAAGATCCAGCAACCGGTGCCCATGTGCCCTGGaacccaacaccacaacacTGGATTGATGGCTCGGTGGACAATGACCTGCCCATGACCCGACTTGCCGAGATGTTCAACGTCAACCATTTCATCGTCTCACAGGTCAACCCACATATCGTTCCTTTCCTCTCCAAGGACGACCGTCTTTATCCGGCGACAACCCCAGGAAAGCTTCGTCAGCAGAAAGAATCCCCAGACAGCGGGGCCTGGCTAGACACGCTCACAACACTGGCCAAGGATGAAACACTCCACAGACTCCAGTTCATGACAGAGTTGGGCATCTTTCCCAACCTGTTTACCAAATTGCGCTGCATCTTAAGCCAGAAGTACTCGGGGGATATCACCATTCTTCCCGAGACGGCTGTGCATGACTTGCCTCTGATCTTGAAGAACCCCACACCGGACTTCATGATGCGCAACTGCCTGATTGGTGAGAGGGCAACCTGGCCTAAACTCAGCCGCATCCGTGATCGACTGGCTATTGAGCTGGCGCTGGACCAGGCCGTTCACAACCTGAGGGCCCGGGTGGTGTTCAGCAAGAGCCAGGTAGAGCTTCGTCGTCTTGTGGGAGTCTCAGAGCCGCAGGGCCCGACGAGAAGAACACTTCACAGCAGAGGTAAAAGTGTTGAGCTCACGACCGGAGGCTATGCACGTTCTAGTTATACGCCTTGTGACCAAGAGCCATCATCTGGCGAAGCGACTCCTGTAAGAGCTTGGGACAGAAGACGCCGCAGTTCTGGTGGTAGCATCCAACTGCTGGCGGCCAGACACGAGAAGCTTTTCCAGAATATGCAGGATATGGAGGACGAGTGGACGGACAAAGAgtcggaagaggatgaaAAACTAGAGATGAGCCTTCGTGGCCGGAACAGGATGCACCGGGCCGGTACACGACGTCCTGGTAGCAAAACACGTGCTACCAGCAGACCCCGTACGAGGAGCAAGCCACGACTCAAGCGTGCTAGCCAGAGCCACGGTAGCTTGCGTGCTGGACGGCCCGTACATCACGATTACTCCCATTCGCCCGGGATACTATTATATGACTTCGCAAAGCCTCTATCTCCAAGTCATGCGGGAGACGACTCGGCAGTGGCAATGGAGGATTTCAACGTTGACGACCCGCACAAAGAATCGCAGGTGGCTATTACCCCGGTCGGCATCAAGATCGTGagatcctcccctccaagaaACAATCATCATTCAGATGCGGATGTCGACAGCGATTCGGACCCCTATCACAGCGGCTCACCACGAAAAGACTCCGTGCTATAG
- a CDS encoding hypothetical protein (EggNog:ENOG503NYCV; COG:S) — MKWLALSALIAPSQAALRFGCSTLTIQRLDPLVEPGALPSAHLHQIVGGDAFNASMSGDIGEQGTCTTCTFSEDFSNYWTAVMFFKHPNGTYKRVPIMQNTALPNGINGGMTVYYTQQDFNSNGNVKITSFPPGFRMVVGNPTTTSLSGSRANVGLKFVCLENKGTRFPELSDFPTKPCRGGIMTVHHFPACWDGKNADSPDHQSHMYNTGKEAFQNAGPCPASHPVRMPQVAYETLWDTTQFNSMWPSGGANPFTLSYTDSKGYGTHADYLFGWKGDSLQRAMDHSCMFNACENGRPLKSQNVAAMNRCTIKKIVNEDTGDNWIKAMPGQTAAS; from the exons atgaAGTGGCTCGCTCTTTCTGCGCTCATCGCGCCCTCCCAGGCTGCGTTGCGCTTCGGATGCTCGACCTTGACCATCCAGCGTCTCGACCCCCTCGTTGAACCTGGCGCGCTTCCTTCAgctcatcttcaccaaatcgtcggtggtgatgccttCAACGCCTCGATGAGCGGTGACATTGGTGAGCAGGGAACTTGCACGACCTGCACCTTTAGCGAGGACTTTTCCAACTACTGGACCGCCGTCATGTTCTTCAAGCACCCCAACGGCACCTACAAGCGTGTCCCCATCATGCAGAACACAGCCCTGCCCAACGGCATCAACGGTGGTATGACCGTCTATTACACCCAGCAGGACTTCAACTCGAACGGCAATGTCAAGATCACGTCGTTCCCGCCC GGCTTCCGCATGGTCGTCggcaacccaaccaccacctccctcagcgGCTCCCGCGCCAACGTCGGCCTCAAGTTCGTATGCCTCGAGAACAAGGGCACCCGCTTCCccgagctctccgacttccCAACCAAGCCCTGCAGAGGCGGCATCATGACAGTCCACCATTTCCCAGC CTGCTGGGACGGCAAAAACGCCGACTCCCCCGACCACCAATCACACATGTACAACACCGGCAAGGAAGCCTTCCAAAATGCCGGCCCCTGCCCCGCCTCCCACCCCGTCCGCATGCCCCAGGTCGCCTACGAGACCCTCTGGGACACGACTCAGTTCAACAGCATGTGGCCCTCTGGCGGcgccaaccccttcaccctctcctaCACCGACTCCAAGGGCTACGGCACCCACGCCGACTACCTCTTCGGCTGGAAGGGCGACTCCCTCCAGAGAGCCATGGACCACTCGTGCATGTTCAACGCGTGCGAGAACGGCCGGCCGCTCAAGTCGCAGAATGTCGCCGCGATGAACAGGTgcaccatcaagaagattgtGAATGAGGATACCGGTGATAACT GGATCAAGGCTATGCCCGGCCAGACTGCTGCCAGCTAA
- a CDS encoding hypothetical protein (EggNog:ENOG503NVNI; COG:J): MASTQTKARLQLAEYAASSEPILKLPHPYQTAYHVVKGQEGFQLQAREGLKPLREPLHNDAIFFTAPEDLKLGDKPKDSNNTAWGRARRTASVSITWKGEQPPTVGQVWLITYAVFILRPSEEAFRLALFGSGVDKLSSQLKAVGLAIDHPTTAIKDVPPTKELVISRGAFWQGAGSPFGSRPAWVPEEQDPDLSGYPLPPPEYVITSDSSALCWHPRRRAKPIPGSVIYSRYIPHLKETFSMIALDYKNDEHLNLFHTWQNDPRVSQGWNETGTVEQHREYLRKAHEDPHQITILARFDDVCFAYFEVYWGKEDRIGAYYSAGDYDRGRHSLVGDVRYRGPHRVSAWWSSLMHYLFLDEPRTMSVVGEPKYTNSSVLMYDLMHGFGLDKFIDLPHKRSAFVRCSRERFFQLCPLDENDKVMGGTGVGLVPKL; the protein is encoded by the exons ATGGCGTCAACGCAAACGAAAGCGCGTCTCCAACTCGCGGAGTACGCTGCGTCTTCCGAGcccatcctcaaactccctcacccctACCAGACCGCCTACCACGTCGTCAAGGGCCAGGAGGGCTTCCAGCTCCAAGCCCGTGAGGGCCTCAAGCCCCTTCGCGAGCCTCTTCACAACGatgccatcttcttcacaGCTCCCGAGGACCTCAAGCTCGGCGACAAGCCAAAagactccaacaacaccgcctGGGGCAGAGCAAGACGGACGGCGtccgtctccatcacctggAAGGGCGAGCAACCACCCACCGTCGGCCAAGTGTGGCTCATCACCTACGCcgtcttcatcctccgccCCTCCGAGGAAGCCTTccgcctcgccctcttcggcTCCGGCGTCGACAAGCTCTCCTCTCAGCTCAAGGCCGTCGGCCTAGCCATTgaccaccccaccaccgccatcaaggacGTCCCCCCAACAAAGGAGCTCGTCATCTCCCGCGGTGCCTTCTGGCAAGGCGCCGGCTCCCCCTTCGGCTCCCGCCCCGCCTGGGTCCCCGAAGAGCAGGACCCCGACCTCTCGGGctaccccctcccgccccccgaGTACGTCATAACCAGCgactcctccgccctctgcTGGCACCCAAGGCGCCGGGCGAAGCCCATCCCCGGCTCCGTCATTTACAGCCGGTacatcccccacctcaaGGAGACATTCAGCATGATCGCGCTCGACTACAAGAACGACGAACACCTCAACTTGTTCCACACCTGGCAGAACGACCCTCGCGTTTCCCAGGGGTGGAACGAGACGGGCACGGTCGAGCAGCACAGGGAGTACCTCCGCAAGGCGCACGAGGATCCCCATCAGATCACCATTCTCGCGCGGTTCGACGACGTCTGCTTTGCTTATTTTGAGGTGTACTGGGGCAAG GAGGACCGCATCGGCGCGTACTACTCTGCCGGCGACTACGACCGCGGCAGACACTCCCTCGTGGGCGACGTCCGCTACCGCGGGCCCCACCGTGTGAGCGCCTGGTGGTCGAGCTTGATGCACTACCTCTTCCTTGACGAGCCCCGCACCATGAGCGTCGTCGGTGAGCCCAAGTACACCAACAGCTCGGTTCTCATGTACGACCTCATGCACGGCTTCGGTCTGGACAAGTTCATCGACCTGCCCCACAAGCGCTCCGCCTTTGTGCGTTGCTCGCGGGAGCGCTTCTTCCAGCTTTGCCCTCTGGATGAGAACGACAAGGTGATGGGCGGTACTGGTGTTGGGCTGGTTCCTAAGCTTTAA
- a CDS encoding hypothetical protein (EggNog:ENOG503P1T1), whose amino-acid sequence MLPEPNITFTVPSLHDALDIDCRVYHPESLAPTSDTAQWKKHAAIFAHPYAPLGGSFDDPVVGIVASALLRMGFLVTTFNFRGAHGSAGKTSWTGKAEQADYKSVIGFVTHYVHCLNPYPHITLRRSHSEVRENEVELEGRVAAKIQLQPPTPEPTWMEATPLSAASTKPVLLMGGYSYGSMITAQLPEIEPVMALFETPENGTPAAEIRLRAEHLAEKQNTTLADLRADFVDRQHAGSPRRTGGLRVGGIEDIRRPHEPRRSLSVELEERIRHGIEELMAKTKKGPKASQLTEIRDGDGPNSTRDAACSTSKHAATDHLPSIIGRTQYRPAYLLVSPLQGIVTNFIAMSVPTPISSLARKTWNRLPAKPGKKSATSPEAPKPIVDNPENKLTQHDTLVVYGDNDVFTPVRKLRTWTARLQAVPNSKFRGVEVYSATHFWAQAKVAQTLRDAVIVFAQSLLAET is encoded by the exons ATGCTGCCAGAACCTAACATCACCTTTACGGTGCCGAGTCTCCACGACGCCCTCGACATAGACTGTCGTGTCTACCACCCCGAGTCACTCGCGCCCACGTCTGATACCGCCCAATGGAAGAAACACGCCGCCATCTTTGCACATCCCTATGCACCTCTGGGCGGCAGCTTCGATGATCCCGTAGTGGGAATCGTTGCAAGTGCCCTTTTGCGGATGGGCTTCTTGGTTACGACCTTCAATTTCAGAGGGGCTCATGGATCGGCTGGAAAGACTTCCTGGACGGGAAAGGCAGAACAGGCTGACTACAAGTCAGTGATAGGCTTCGTCACCCATTACGTTCATTGCCTGAACCCATATCCGCATATTACTCTCCGCCGGTCCCATTCTGAAGTTCGCGAGAACGAGGTCGAACTGGAAGGCAGAGTTGCAGCCAAGATTCAGCTTCAGCCGCCCACTCCTGAGCCAACATGGATGGAAGCAACCCCTCTTTCTGCTGCCAGCACGAAGCCTGTTCTTTTGATGGGCGGTTATTCGTACGGCTCTATGATCACTGCTCAACTACCGGAAATCGAACCGGTTATGGCTTTGTTTGAGACACCTGAAAACGGAACGCCGGCTGCTGAGATCCGATTGAGGGCAGAGCATCTCGCAGAGAAGCAGAATACAACTTTGGCTGACCTGCGCGCCGACTTTGTGGACCGCCAGCACGCCGGATCGCCGCGGCGGACTGGGGGGCTCCGTGTTGGCGGCATCGAGGATATTCGTAGGCCCCATGAGCCCCGACGTTCACTGTCCGTCGAGCTTGAGGAGAGAATACGGCACGGGATTGAAGAGCTCATGGCCAAAACCAAGAAAGGACCCAAGGCATCCCAACTGACCGAGATTAGGGACGGTGATGGTCCAAATTCCACTCGTGATGCAGCCTGTTCAACCTCGAAGCATGCCGCTACAGATCACCTGCCCTCTATCATAGGACGAACTCAGTATCGACCCGCATATCTTCTGGTGTCACCTCTTCAGGGCATAGTTACAAACTTTATTGCCATGTCGGTCCCTACGCCAATTTCCAGCCTCGCTCGGAAGACCTGGAATCGGCTCCCAGCCAAGCCTGGCAAAAAATCTGCTACGTCGCCAGAAGCTCCAAAGCCAATTG TAGACAACCCGGAGAATAAGTTGACCCAACATGACACTCTGGTAGTATACGGCGACAACGATGTCTTTACGCCCGTCCGAAAGCTCAGGACTTGGACTGCCCGGTTGCAGGCGGTACCCAACTCCAAGTTtcgaggtgttgaggtgTACAGTGCAACGCACTTCTGGGCACAAGCGAAGGTCGCCCAAACCTTGCGCGATGCTGTCATCGTGTTTGCCCAGTCTCTGCTCGCTGAAACATGA